Proteins encoded within one genomic window of Dyadobacter chenhuakuii:
- a CDS encoding DUF3299 domain-containing protein: MKIYIFTAMLLCSVLSFADERSKSINWKHLSDVRFSRKFNKALDMYFLYPDFGRLVKDLEGKKVAIKGHMIPVDPDGNIYVISAQPMSMCFFCGGAGPESIVELQFRDKKQRFKTDAVKTVTGTLKLNSQDVEHLNYILEDASVSGQ, translated from the coding sequence ATGAAGATCTACATATTCACAGCTATGCTATTATGCTCAGTGTTAAGCTTTGCTGATGAGCGCTCAAAGTCCATAAACTGGAAACACCTTTCTGATGTACGGTTCAGCCGCAAATTCAATAAGGCGCTCGACATGTATTTTTTATACCCTGATTTTGGTAGGTTAGTCAAAGATCTTGAAGGAAAGAAAGTTGCAATTAAAGGTCACATGATACCTGTTGATCCGGATGGCAACATTTACGTCATTTCTGCACAGCCAATGTCGATGTGCTTTTTCTGTGGTGGTGCAGGTCCTGAGTCTATCGTAGAATTGCAGTTTCGTGACAAAAAGCAGCGATTTAAAACCGATGCTGTTAAAACAGTAACCGGTACATTAAAGCTCAATAGCCAGGACGTCGAGCATCTGAACTACATTCTAGAAGATGCTTCTGTATCAGGGCAGTAA